One Neoarius graeffei isolate fNeoGra1 chromosome 9, fNeoGra1.pri, whole genome shotgun sequence genomic window, ATAAGTATTATCAGTATTATTAATGTGTATACATTATTAATATGTAATGTTTAAcacatttatttgtgtgtgtgtgtgtgtgtgtgtgtgtgtgtgtgtgtgtgtgtgtgtgagtgagtgagtgagtgagtgagagagagagagagagagagagagagagagagagagagagagagtattaaaAACTCCCAGCAACATTCAGAAAAAGACATTTGAGGCTGTTCTTAAGAAATGAATGGTAATACATCAGTGGCACGACTGAGTTTGTTTATCTTTATCTGGGTATCGGAGGCAGTGGAGGAGCTCCTCTGTCCCTCGGTAATGATCCTGCAGGGAAAAACACAAGGTTTCATAGTAATGCATTCTGAATACGTTTGTAACAGTTTCATTGGAATGCCCACATTTACATTTACTGATAAACCAAATATAATGTTCCTCACCTTTGCCATCATTCTTACCAGCCTTGCTGGGATATGTCTTCGAGATGGAAATGTAAGGCTCAGGTGGGGGCAGCTCAGaaattgcatggaaggaaaacctTATCTCCCATTCATCTAAAAAGGAGAACTTTGTGGTTTTACTATCAGAGCCAAATACGAGTGTTAACAACAACACGATAGTGGTGCTGATGCTTTTAAATTCAACCCAATCCACATCTAATATTCATAAGAAGACCAGATCAAGTCATTACTTAAGCTCTTGCTTTATTTAAATGAACACACGCAGCCACACAGCCCTTTGCAGATAAGATTGGTGACCCCTAATATAACCATATTAATAATCTCTGATGATTATTAACTCACTCTTTGggattaaagaaagaaagcacaactttattcgtcACGCACTTGTGAAAttactctctgcatttaacccaactgaagcagtgaacacacatatacccagagcagtgggcagccatgctaagagcgcccagggagcagttgggagttaggtgcctcgctcaagggcacctcagcccaaggccatcccatgtttttggactgtcggggaaacccacgcagacaacatgcaaactccacacagaaaggcccccgccagccactgggctcgaacccagaaccttcttgttgtgaggcgaccgtgctaaccactacaccaccgttctgcCCATAATTTTGGTTTATAACATTTTAAGTTATTTTTTATGCAAAAAATATCGGTAGCATCAAGTTGTCTATAAAATTGAGGGCAAATTTTGTCTACAATAAAATGTTACGATCCTGTATTTTGCTACAACTAATCCAATGTACAGGTTTAATAAAAAGGCATTTAGTTCTGTGTTTTTCAGCCACATGATCAATTAATTATTAACAGGAGTGCATAATGTATGAATCCACTTTTAAAGTATGTCTCAGTTAGTGATTTTCCAGACAGATGTAAGGTCTGTCACACAAATTTTGGGACACTTGCTcctatggaggacggccccatatggacagtcgaaagacacACTAGAAGATGACTCTGTACACTTACAGTATTGCTaagatggctgaggactatagtcgccatgataactttaggactgtagttgtcatgtacagtacagtcttgcactcaagtctccatcaatgaacagttgataacttcaacaaaataggctTCCtgtttacacagttgtactttgtgactatatatgacacagttatagaagcaaatgaTTTATAATCACTCTGTCTGTTGTCACCCATATGTGAATGGGTtcccctttgagtctggttcctctcaaggtttcttccttatgtcgtctgagggggggtttccttgccaccatcacctcaggcttgctcatcagggataaatcaatttatcagggataaaattagctcatatgtttaaaattttaattttctgtaaagctgctttgcgatagtgtctgttgttaaaagcactatacaaataaacttgacttaacacTTAATCCTATCTTGGGATAATGTCCTGTCTGTGGCACATCCAGTCATTGTCCAGCTGTGCCACAGATATTTAGTATCACAACCAAACCGTATGAAGGCAGTGTAGAGAAACAGTATGCATAATAAGTCAAGATGAGATTAATTCTTGTAAATGGGGACATAAAGAGGAATTCTGACATACAGTATTTGCCTAATGGAGTCTAGCACTAAAACAGGAGCTTAGCAAGTCTGGACAGACAACTAACTCAGACTTAGCATTTTTACTGTTTTCCTTTTAGGCCGTTgcttaaaaaagaaaagagaaagaaaaaaaaccctaacacTGTACATAAACACACAAAATGCAGCATAAATCCACTAAATTATATGACATAAAAGATTGGGCCTTCCATGGTATTCGGTGGTTTAAAGGCTTTCTTACTCACTGTGGTTtcacagagggaaggaggtttaaGATCATCCTTAACAGCCATACATCATGAGAGCACTTCTTTATTTAACTCTGGTTTATCATCAGCTAAAATTGTCTATTAATACCTTTCTATTAGCTGAGCTTCAGTGTGCTAATAACATCCTTGTTTTATTAGCCAGAACACTTTTGCAATATTTGGAGTTTTTTCACAGGATGGCAGCTATCAAAATGTGTTTAGAATTTACAATAATCTAGTCAGTTCAGCAACCCATGCTCTGAAAATatgagtaaaaacaaattatgctgaACACCAACATCTAACCAATCAGGCCAAGGAGCCATTTCTACTTGCATGTCAGTCATGTTTTCTGTCAATCCATAAAACTCCCCCTCTTCTACTAGAATTCAAGTGTTCTAACCTAGACAGCTCATTTGTGTGTAATTTGAGGATATGGTTTTGGCAGGACCACTGAAATGAAAATCAACGTATGTGTTTGAATTTTACATTTCAACAAAGTTAACACTAGCTAACTACTGACTAACCAGAATCCCTGACTTTACCCTTAAACTTCCTAAATTGTGAATAAATCCATACCTGTGCTGTTTTGAGGTGAGCTCTGGTAGCCATTGCCCATGGACGGGGGAGGCGGAGGAGGGAACCCTCCTGCCCCAGGCCTATCCGGAGGAAGGGGAGGTCTGCTAGCTCCTCGACTACCACTAGGGTGATTAGGAGGAGGTGCAGGTGGAGTACCTACTCTGCTGTCCCctggagggggagggggaagagGACCTATAACAAGAGAGCCAACTGTCATATATTGAACCACAtggtgaaatattacagaaatggcAAATATAGCTAGCtagcaagatagatagatagatagatagatagatagatagatagatagatagatagatagatagatagatagatagatagatagacttgaCTAAGGTCGTACTAGATCGTATAGATGGGGATCTTCCTCCTTGTGGTGGTCTTGAACTGGGTGGAGGTGGTGGTGGGGTAAATCCCCCAGGTCGTGGCCCAGGTGGTGGGTTACTAAAAGAATTTCTCTGTGGAGCTGTACTGGTCGGTTCCTTTGCTGGTGTAGGGGGTAGCGGTGGCAAGTCTCCTCTTCCTGAAGGGAGTGGTGGTGGTGCACTACCCGTAGATCTTGGTCCTGGTTTACTTCCTGGTGGGGGTGGTGCTGGCAGTGAAGACCCATCACCAGAAAATGTTGATCTACGTCCTCCCATgggtggtggaggaggaggaaaatCATCTGACACAGAAGGAGGTGTCGGGAGTGGAGGTTGGCTACTAGGGGGAACTGGAGGTAATGAAAATGATGCCCTATGTCCTCCTGTGGTTGGTGGAGGAGGGGGGAAATCATCTGTGATGCCTGTGGAAAAATTTGGCCGGGCACTAGAAGGAACAGGAGGTGGTGGTAAAGATGACCTGTTACCTCCTACTGGTGGTGGAGGGGGAAAATCATGGGAGGATCCAGAGGAAAATTTGCTAGGAGATGGTCGGGCACTAGAAGGCACAGGTGGTGGTGGTAAAGTTGTTTGGCGGCCAGGGGGAGCAGGATTTGCAGGAAAGCTGGGGCGCCGGCCTGGCAGGGTTGGTGGTGCAGAAGGGGAGCTTGGGAATCGACCTCCTGGTAAAGGGGGAGAGACACCAGTATGTGAACTCTGTGGAGGGGCAGATGTAGAGGAAGGCATAGGTGGAGCACCACCCCTGATGAAGTTCGATCGACCAGAAGGAGTATTAGGGAGTTGAGGAGGAGCTCCTCTACTTGGTGCTGGGAATCTCTCACCGGTGGGTGGCCTTGCTGTTTAAAGATATATAAATGTTAACTCAAATAGTAGACAGCAAAATATTTAATTTAACACATtttgagtatttatttatttaaatgttaaTTACCAGGGCCACCTCCTGCAGATTTTAGTCTTGGCATCCCACCCTGGAACAGTCCCCCAAGCCCACCTGGAGCTCCGCCTCCAAAgccaccaccacctccaccagaagCCCCACCCCCTTTGGGCTCTGTAAAAGAGTTTTATTTGGGAAAAAAACATACTGTTATTGCTTTTAATATACCAGTGAGCTATACAGTAGTTATTGTTGAAGTATAGTAGAAGAATTGCGTTttgaaatttaagttacttactatCAAATACCGGAGCACTGCGGTCATTGGTGACAGTTTTTTTCAGGCGAGTGCCTTTACTGATATCTGAGAGTAAAGCATTTCTCCCATGTTGCTCAGTTTTGGACAGGGATGGTTTTTCAGTATTCGCctgttttaaaaaacaacaacaacaatcagtTTCAGAGAGCAGTAATAACACAATCACACTAGGTGGCTCTCTACAACAAGAAATGCTTGATACTGTTGTAATATGTAATCACGTGGAAGAACAAAAACGTAAGCACTACATGTGAAAAAAATGTGATTATTCACATTTGAAATTCTTATAACTTTTCTGCAAGGGATATCTTTACCTTTGCAACAACTTGAAGAGGACAGAACAATGTATAAAGTTGTGATGTCTCTTACCAAAGCAAAAGTTGGAGGAGGGGGTGctggtgggggtggaggaccaggCATTTTCTGTCCAGTgtgttca contains:
- the wipf1a gene encoding WAS/WASL-interacting protein family member 1a, encoding MPGPPPPPAPPPPTFALANTEKPSLSKTEQHGRNALLSDISKGTRLKKTVTNDRSAPVFDKPKGGGASGGGGGGFGGGAPGGLGGLFQGGMPRLKSAGGGPARPPTGERFPAPSRGAPPQLPNTPSGRSNFIRGGAPPMPSSTSAPPQSSHTGVSPPLPGGRFPSSPSAPPTLPGRRPSFPANPAPPGRQTTLPPPPVPSSARPSPSKFSSGSSHDFPPPPPVGGNRSSLPPPPVPSSARPNFSTGITDDFPPPPPTTGGHRASFSLPPVPPSSQPPLPTPPSVSDDFPPPPPPMGGRRSTFSGDGSSLPAPPPPGSKPGPRSTGSAPPPLPSGRGDLPPLPPTPAKEPTSTAPQRNSFSNPPPGPRPGGFTPPPPPPSSRPPQGGRSPSIRSSPLPPPPPGDSRVGTPPAPPPNHPSGSRGASRPPLPPDRPGAGGFPPPPPPSMGNGYQSSPQNSTDEWEIRFSFHAISELPPPEPYISISKTYPSKAGKNDGKGSLPRDRGAPPLPPIPR